From Lemur catta isolate mLemCat1 chromosome 19, mLemCat1.pri, whole genome shotgun sequence, a single genomic window includes:
- the RCN3 gene encoding reticulocalbin-3 codes for MMWRPSLLLFLLLLRHGAQGKPSPDSGPHGQGRVHQAAPLSEAPHDDAHGDFQYDHEAFLGRDVAKEFDQLSPEESQARLGRIVDRMDRAGDGDGWVSLAELRAWIAHTQQRHIRDSVSAAWDTYDQDRDGRVSWEELRNATYGYYAPGEEFHDVEDAETYKKMLARDERRFRVADQDGDSMATREELTAFLHPEEFPHMRDIVIAETLEDLDKNRDGYVQVEEYIADLYSAEPGGEEPAWVQTERQQFRDFRDLNKDGRLDGKEVGHWVLPPSQDQPLVEANHLLQESDTDKDGRLSKAEILGNWNMFVGSQATNYGEDLTRHHDEL; via the exons ATGATGTGGCGACCATCACTTCTGCTGTTTCTGTTGCTGCTGAGGCACGGGGCCCAGGGGAAGCCGTCCCCTGACTCTGGCCCTCATGGCCAGGGGAGGGTGCACCAGGCGGCGCCCCTGAGCGAGGCCCCTCATGATGACGCCCACGGAGACTTCCAGTACGACCATGAGGCTTTCCTGGGACGGGACGTGGCCAAGGAATTCGACCAGCTCAGCCCAGAGGAAAGCCAGGCCCGTCTGGG GCGGATCGTGGATCGCATGGACCGCGCCGGGGACGGCGACGGCTGGGTGTCGCTGGCCGAGCTTCGCGCGTGGATCGCGCACACGCAGCAGCGGCACATACGGGACTCGGTGAGCGCAGCCTGGGACACGTACGACCAGGACCGCGATGGGCGTGTGAGTTGGGAGGAGCTGCGCAACGCCACCTATGGCTACTACGCGCCCG GTGAAGAGTTTCACGACGtggaggatgcagagacctacaaGAAGATGCTGGCTCGGGATGAGCGGCGTTTCCGGGTGGCCGACCAGGACGGGGACTCGATGGCCACCCGGGAGGAGCTGACGGCCTTCCTGCACCCTGAGGAGTTCCCCCACATGCGGGACATTGTGATCGCC GAAACCCTGGAGGACTTAGACAAGAACAGAGATGGCTACGTCCAAGTGGAGGAGTACATCG CGGATCTGTACTCTGCGGAGCCTGGTGGGGAGGAGCCGGCCTGGGTGCAGACTGAGCGGCAGCAGTTCCGGGACTTCCGGGATCTGAACAAGGACGGGAGGCTGGACGGGAAAGAGGTTGGCCACTGGGTGCTGCCCCCCTCCCAGGACCAGCCCCTGGTGGAGGCCAACCACCTGCTACAGGAGAGCGACACGGACAAG GATGGGCGTCTGAGCAAAGCTGAGATCTTGGGCAACTGGAACATGTTCGTGGGCAGCCAGGCCACCAACTACGGCGAGGACCTGACACGACACCACGATGAGCTCTGA
- the FCGRT gene encoding IgG receptor FcRn large subunit p51: MGVPRPRPWALGLLLLLLPGTLRAESHLSLLYHLTAVSLPSPGTPAFWVTGWLGPQQYLSYNNLRAQAEPCGAWVWENQVSWYWEKETTDLRIKEKLFLEAFKVLRENGSHTLQGLLGCELGPDNASVPTAKFALNGEDFMTFDLKNGTWNGDWPEAQAISQQWRQQAEAASKELTFLLYSCPQRLLGHLERGRGNLEWKEPPSMRLKAQPSSPGFSKLTCSAFSFYPPELQFRFLRNGLAAGSGEGDSGPNGDGSFHAWSSLIVKSGDEHHYRCLVQHAGLAQPLTVELESPAKSSVRVAGIFIGFLLLTVVAAGGVLLWRRMRNGMPAPWISLRGDDAGALLPTPGLPEDADSQDISAFPATA, encoded by the exons ATGGGAGTCCCCCGGCCTCGGCCCTGGGCGCTCGGTCTCCTGCTCTTGCTCCTTCCTGGGACTCTGCGCGCAG AGAGCCACCTCTCCCTCCTGTACCACCTCACGGCAGTGTCTCTGCCTTCCCCGGGGACGCCCGCCTTCTGGGTGACGGGCTGGCTGGGCCCTCAGCAGTACCTGAGCTACAACAACCTGCGGGCCCAGGCTGAGCCATGTGGAGCTTGGGTCTGGGAAAACCAGGTGTCCTGGTACTGGGAGAAAGAGACTACAGACCTGAGAATCAAGGAGAAGCTCTTTCTGGAAGCTTTCAAGGTCTTGAGGGAAAACG GTTCCCACACCCTGCAGGGCCTGCTGGGCTGTGAACTGGGCCCTGACAACGCGTCGGTGCCCACCGCCAAGTTCGCCCTGAATGGTGAGGACTTCATGACATTCGACCTCAAGAATGGCACCTGGAATGGGGACTGGCCTGAGGCCCAGGCCATCAGTCAGCAGTGGAGGCAGCAGGCAGAGGCGGCCAGCAAGGAGCTGACCTTCCTCCTCTACTCCTGTCCCCAGCGCCTGCTGGGGCACCTGGAGAGGGGCCGCGGCAACCTGGAGTGGAAGG AGCCACCCTCCATGCGCCTGAAGGCCCAACCCAGCAGCCCTGGCTTTTCCAAGCTCACCTGCAGTGCCTTCTCCTTCTACCCCCCGGAGTTGCAATTTCGATTCCTACGGAATGGTCTCGCAGCTGGCTCTGGAGAGGGTGACTCTGGCCCCAATGGCGATGGCTCCTTCCACGCCTGGTCATCACTAATAGTCAAAAGTGGTGATGAGCACCACTATCGCTGCCTTGTGCAGCATGCAGGGCTGGCACAGCCCCTCACTGTGGAGCTGG AATCACCGGCCAAGTCCTCAGTGCGTGTGGCTGGAATCTTCATCGGCTTCTTGCTGCTCACGGTAGTGGCTGCAGGAGGAGTGCTGCTGTGGAGGAGGATGAGGAATGGGATGCCAG cccctTGGATCTCTCTCCGTGGGGATGACGCCGGGGCCCTCCTGCCCACGCCTGGCCTGCCCGAGGACGCCGACTCTCAGGATATAAGTGCATTCCCAGCAACTGCCTGA
- the RPS11 gene encoding 40S ribosomal protein S11: MADIQTERAYQKQPTIFQNKKRVLLGETGKEKLPRYYKNIGLGFKTPKEAIEGTYIDKKCPFTGNVSIRGRILSGVVTKMKMQRTIVIRRDYLHYIRKYNRFEKRHKNMSVHLSPCFRDVQIGDIVTVGECRPLSKTVRFNVLKVTKAAGTKKQFQKF, encoded by the exons ATGGCGGACATTCAG ACGGAGCGTGCCTACCAAAAGCAGCCGACCATCTTTCAAAACAAGAAGAGGGTCCTGCTGGGAGAAACTGGCAAGGAGAAGCTCCCTCGGTACTACAAGAACATCGGTCTGGGCTTCAAGACTCCCAAAGAG gCCATTGAGGGCACCTACATCGACAAGAAATGCCCCTTCACTGGTAATGTCTCCATCCGAGGGCGGATCCTGTCTG GCGTGGTGACCAAGATGAAGATGCAGAGGACCATTGTCATCCGCCGAGACTATCTCCACTACATCCGCAAGTACAATCGCTTTGAGAAGCGCCACAAGAACATGTCTGTGCACCTGTCCCCCTGCTTCAG GGACGTCCAGATTGGCGACATTGTCACAGTGGGCGAATGCCGGCCCCTGAGCAAGACGGTGCGCTTCAACGTGCTCAAGGTCACCAAGGCTGCCGGCACCAAGAAGCAGTTCCAGAAGTTCTGA